The following proteins are encoded in a genomic region of Pyrus communis chromosome 11, drPyrComm1.1, whole genome shotgun sequence:
- the LOC137709301 gene encoding SUPPRESSOR OF GAMMA RESPONSE 1-like, translated as MARAWLINSRGLASKVKNAARSTACPIKECGANRECPNCHFVIDNSDVLSEWPGLPVGVKFDPSDGELLVHLAAKCGVGNSQPHLLIDEFIPTLEGDNGICYDHPKNLPGATKDGSSIHFFHKTMNAYATGQRKRRKVDSQRSVASEDVRWHKTGKTKAILENGVKGWKKIMVLYKSSKKGTKPEKVNWVMHQYHLGAEEDEREGDYVVSKIFYQQHKQSERNDNNVVAEDSDVNALRTSPRTPVSNPPIPPRPGKSVWFEDVPDEAMLRSSVKEPELAQEAYHVPQPDTRFEDNIGEPTWLAGESQADDLHSLDETLLCKEIFGPAPNLISNTDFNNNTYEVNGNCSTSCGLRDLENIGLDSPPDFQLPDLQFSSQDSLLNWLDRFN; from the exons ATGGCAAG GGCTTGGCTGATCAACAGTAGAGGACTtgcaagcaaagtgaagaatgCTGCTCGGTCGACCGCTTGTCCAATCAAAGAGTGCGGGGCAAATCGTGAATGCCCGAATTGCCATTTTGTTATAGATAACAGCGAT GTTTTATCGGAATGGCCTGGCTTACCGGTTGGTGTGAAGTTTGATCCATCTGATGGTGAACTCTTAGTACACTTAGCGGCTAAGTGTGGTGTCGGAAACTCACAGCCACACTTGCTTATCGATGAGTTCATCCCTACACTTGAGGGGGATAATGGAATTTGCTATGATCATCCCAAAAACCTTCCTG GTGCAACGAAAGATGGAAGCAGCATCCACTTCTTCCATAAAacaatgaatgcatatgctacTGGTCAGAGGAAGCGCCGCAAGGTTGATAGTCAACGTAGCGTGGCTTCAGAGGATGTCCGCTGGCACAAAACGGGTAAGACCAAGGCTATATTAGAAAATGGAGTTAAGGGCTGGAAGAAGATCATGGTCCTTTACAAAAGTTCGAAGAAAGGTACCAAGCCAGAAAAGGTTAACTGGGTGATGCATCAGTATCACCTGGGAGCTGAAGAGGATGAGAGAGAAGGCGACTATGTGGTGTCAAAGATATTCTACCAGCAGCATAAGCAGTCAGAAAGGAACGACAACAATGTGGTCGCTGAAGATTCTGACGTCAATGCACTTCGAACTAGCCCCAGGACCCCCGTATCCAATCCTCCAATTCCACCCAGACCAGGGAAATCTGTTTGGTTTGAGGATGTTCCTGATGAAGCTATGCTCCGCTCATCTGTCAAG GAACCGGAGCTTGCCCAGGAAGCATATCATGTCCCTCAACCTGATACTCGGTTTGAAGACAATATTGGGGAGCCTACCTGGCTGGCAGGCGAATCTCAGGCTGACGATTTGCATAGCTTGGATGAAACTTTGTTATGCAAGGAGATCTTTGGTCCAGCACCGAATCTCATATCTAACACTGACTTCAATAACAATACTTACGAGGTGAATGGAAACTGCAGCACGTCGTGTGGACTTCGTGACCTTGAGAATATTGGACTTGATTCTCCTCCAGATTTCCAGCTACCT GATTTGCAGTTTTCTTCCCAAGACAGTTTACTTAATTGGCTAGACAGGTTTAACTGA
- the LOC137708203 gene encoding serine/threonine-protein kinase STY13-like yields the protein MGSGNGVYSVGNFDLDGKWLIDPKQLFVGPRIGEGAHAKVYEGKYKNQNVAVKIVPRGETPEEIAKREGRFAREVAMMSKVQHKNLVKFIGACKEPVMVIVTELLLGGTLRKYLFNMRPRCLDTCVAVGFALDIARAMECLHSHGIIHRDLKPENLILTADHKTVKLADFGLAREESLTEMMTAETGTYRWMAPELYSTVTLRHGEKKHYNHKVDAYSFAIVLWELIHNKLPFEGMSNLQAAYAAAFKNVRPSAESLPEDLALIVTSCWKEDPNDRPDFTQIIQMLLHYLSTISAPAPAIPQRIFKSENAVLPPESPGTSSLMATHNSGETTKTNTDMEDKTGGFFSCFRQCY from the exons aTGGGATCTGGAAATGGGGTTTATTCAGTTGGGAATTTTGATTTGGATGGCAAGTGGCTGATCGATCCAAAGCAACTTTTTGTTGGTCCGAGGATTGGGGAAGGCGCGCATGCCAAAGTGTACGAGGGAAA ATATAAGAATCAAAATGTTGCTGTAAAAATTGTTCCTAGAGGAGAAACCCCAGAGGAGATTGCCAAGAGAGAAGGTCGGTTTGCGAGGGAAGTGGCAATGATGTCGAAAGTGCAGCACAAGAACTTAGTGAAG TTCATTGGTGCCTGCAAAGAACCTGTAATGGTCATAGTGACTGAGCTTCTTCTAGGCGGGACTTTGCGCAAATACTTGTTCAATATGCGGCCAAGGTGCTTGGACACATGTGTGGCAGTTGGGTTTGCACTTGATATTGCTCGTGCTATGGAGTGCTTACACTCCCATGGAATCATTCACCGGGACCTGAAACCTG AGAATTTGATCTTGACCGCCGACCATAAAACCGTCAAACTTGCGGATTTTGGCTTAGCAAGGGAAGAGTCGTTGACAGAGATGATGACGGCTGAAACTGGGACATACCGGTGGATGGCTCCTGAG CTTTACAGCACAGTTACATTACGACATGGAGAGAAGAAGCATTACAATCATAAGGTGGATGCTTACAGCTTTGCAATTGTATTGTGGGAACTCATCCATAACAAGCTGCCTTTCGAAGGCATGTCAAATTTACAAGCAGCGTATGCAGCCGCTTTTAAG AATGTTAGGCCCAGTGCCGAAAGCCTACCTGAGGATTTGGCTCTGATCGTCACTTCATGTTGGAAAGAGGATCCCAATGACCGGCCCGACTTCACCCAAATTATACAGATGCTGCTGCATTACCTCTCTACTATTTCGGCACCAGCACCCGCTATCCCCCAACGGATATTCAAATCTGAGAATGCTGTACTCCCACCAGAGTCACCCGGTACTAGTTCATTGATGGCTACACACAACTCCGGTGAAACCACTAAAACCAACACGGACATGGAAGATAAAACTGGAGGTTTTTTCTCCTGCTTTAGACAGTGTTATTGA
- the LOC137708540 gene encoding CRM-domain containing factor CFM9, mitochondrial-like, whose protein sequence is MFAARKLNSHSFKSASSLLQFNPSKNALLRDVSAKVLSSNVVQPSKPSDDCFSSSSRPANPFDRWSRSMSTSRGSSSMRSKVAKRMQKESGKTLREVRRAKKLQKKLMTENERLIYNLKRAKRKVALLLQKLKKYELPDLPSPRHDPELVTLEQLQALKKIGFKNKNYVPVGVRGVFGGVVQNMHLHWKFHETVQVCCDNFPKEKIKEMASMIARLSGGIVVNIHNTKTIIMFRGRNYRQPKNLIPFNTLTKRKALFKARFEQALESQKLNIKKIEQQLRRSGINPEDPVAIASIQRVASSFFNAIDQKDGSPYVFHGDKPSVAEPDNKFKHPEPPDEEEEEELDKFIAEIEDAAEREWAAEEAAEKEEFTRMRYWNREEYGGRFRRSEEPENDDSDDEIPRVRDWRQTHGKQRPNGDYEDDDEEWRSNNVVGSSVLDSDADDSDGTPEKFKISPRDRGRQDKIGRAKNDEHFYRNSEANNRKADNRKIMVDDGTESENVLSDLDTAMWKFNSEEEHDSTASRAANYDFRSSSDEEEDLTYTKGGKEWVNDSESNTGYSNKARGKFEASRVAEGKHDRRIGRGNSEYFKRNADVSTRRKPVEEDVKSKDISGDSENEIWELNAASDSGASTTGRIDYNSSDEEDYQVRREEKKGNGNKSTRTRKDLDEDWDSD, encoded by the exons ATGTTCGCTGCGAGGAAGCTCAACAGCCACAGCTTCAAGTCCGCCTCTTCTCTCCTCCAATTCAATCCCTCCAA aaatgcCTTGTTAAGAGATGTCTCGGCGAAGGTTTTATCAAGCAATGTAGTTCAGCCAAGTAAGCCGAGTGACGATTGTTTCTCTTCTTCATCGAGACCAGCCAATCCCTTCGATAGGTGGTCTAGGTCAATGTCGACATCTAGAGGGAGTAGTAGCATGAGGAGCAAAGTCGCTAAGCGGATGCAAAAGGAGTCTGGTAAGACTCTGAGAGAGGTTCGCAGAGCGAAAAAGCTTCAAAAGAAGCTGATGACCGAAAATGAGAGGCTCATTTACAACCTCAAAAGA GCCAAGAGGAAAGTAGCATTACTGCTACAAAAGCTGAAAAAGTACGAGCTTCCAGATCTGCCCTCACCCCGTCATGATCCTGAGCTAGTAACCCTCGAGCAGCTTCAGGCATTGAAGAAGATTggcttcaaaaataaaaattatgttcCTGTCGGTGTTCGTGGGGTCTTCGGAGGAGTTGTCCAGAATATGCATCTACACTGGAAGTTTCACGAGACTGTACAAGTTTGTTGTGATAACTTCCCCAAAGAAAAGATCAAGGAAATGGCCTCTATGATTGCAAGACTGAGTGGTGGTATAGTGGTAAACATACACAATACTAAAACAATCATCATGTTTCGTGGAAGAAATTACCGGCAGCCCAAAAATTTAATACCTTTCAATACCCTTACAAAAAGGAAG GCATTATTCAAGGCAAGATTTGAACAAGCCCTCGAATCTCAGAAGCTAAACATAAAGAAGATAGAACAGCAGCTCCGCCGAAGTGGTATTAATCCTGAGGATCCAGTTGCCATTGCAAGCATCCAGAGAGTAGCTTCCTCATTCTTTAATGCAATTGATCAGAAGGACGGAAGTCCTTATGTCTTCCATGGGGACAAACCGTCTGTAGCAGAGCCTgataataaatttaaacatcCAGAGCCTCCTgatgaggaagaggaggaggagttgGACAAATTCATAGCTGAAATTGAGGATGCAGCGGAACGAGAGTGGGCTGCGGAGGAAGCAGCTGAGAAAGAGGAGTTCACCAGAATGAGGTATTGGAACAGAGAAGAGTATGGTGGGAGATTTAGAAGATCTGAAGAACCTGAAAATGATGATTCTGATGATGAGATCCCAAGGGTAAGGGATTGGAGGCAAACACATGGCAAGCAGAGGCCTAATGGTGATTACGAAGATGACGATGAGGAATGGCGTTCTAATAATGTTGTGGGCTCTAGTGTTCTCGACAGTGATGCTGATGATTCTGATGGAACGCCTGAGAAGTTCAAGATATCTCCAAGAGACAGGGGGAGGCAGGATAAGATTGGCAGGGCGaagaatgatgaacacttttaTAGAAATTCTGAAGCTAACAATAGAAAGGCTGATAATAGAAAGATTATGGTGGACGATGGCACTGAATCAGAAAATGTGCTGAGCGATCTTGATACTGCAATGTGGAAATTCAATTCTGAGGAAGAGCACGACTCAACAGCATCAAGAGCTGCGAACTATGATTTCCGAAGTAGCAGTGATGAAGAAGAGGACTTAACATACACAAAGGGAGGAAAGGAGTGGGTAAATGATTCCGAAAGCAACACTGGTTATTCCAACAAAGCTCGTGGCAAGTTTGAGGCATCAAGAGTTGCAGAGGGGAAACATGATAGGAGGATTGGCAGGGGCAACAGtgagtatttcaaaagaaaTGCTGATGTTAGCACAAGAAGAAAGCCGGTTGAGGAGGATGTCAAGTCCAAGGATATCTCCGGTGATTCTGAAAACGAAATATGGGAATTAAACGCTGCCAGCGACTCTGGAGCATCAACGACAGGGAGAATCGATTACAACAGCAGCGACGAAGAGGATTATCAAGTGAGGAGGGAAGAGAAGAAAGGAAATGGCAATAAAAGcacaagaacaagaaaagacTTGGATGAGGATTGGGACAGTGATTAG
- the LOC137708406 gene encoding uncharacterized protein isoform X1 translates to MADGYYSSKKTDDVCDDVCGQQGSQAALSMSRLRCILRGLDLKIYIFLFAVVPLGVFGIYLHGQKISYFLRPLWEKPPKPFIDIPHYYNQNVSMETLCRLHGWKIRESPRRVYDAVLFSNEVDMLTIRWNELYPFVTQFVLLESNSTFTGLPKPLIFGKNREKFKFVENRLTYVTTGGRFQKGVNPFYEEAYQRVALDQILRVAGIEDDDLLIMSDVDEIPSAHTIDLLRWCDDTPPVVHLGLRDYLYSFEYYVDDKSWRASVHRYQTGNTTYAHFRQSDYLLPDAGWHCSFCFRHISEFIFKMKAYSHNDRVRFSHYLNPRRIQDVICKGADLFDMLPEEYTFKEIIGKMGPIPRSHSAVHLPAYLLNNAEKYKYLLPGNCKRENG, encoded by the exons ATGGCTGATGGGTATTACAGTTCGAAGAAGACTGACGATGTCTGCGACGACGTTTGTGGAcag CAGGGATCGCAAGCGGCGTTGAGCATGTCTAGACTGCGGTGCATTTTGCGGGGCTTGGATTTGAAGATTTACATTTTCCTGTTTGCGGTTGTTCCATTAGGCGTATTTGGGATATATTTACATGGGCAGAAGATCTCGTATTTCCTAAGACCTCTTTGGGAAAAACCTCCGAAGCCTTTCATTGATATTCCACACTACTATAATCAGAATGTGTCCATGGAAACTCTTTGCAGGCTTCACGGATGGAAGATTCGGGAATCACCTAGACGAGTCTATGATGCAGTTCTTTTCAGCAATGAAGTAGACATGCTTACAATCCGATGGAATGAATTGTATCCTTTCGTGACACAGTTTGTTCTCCTCGAATCAAACTCAACGTTTACTGGCTTGCCAAAGCCATTGATTTTTGGAAAAAACCGGGAGAAGTTTAAGTTTGTTGAAAACCGGCTTACTTATGTTACGACAGGAGGAAGATTTCAGAAAGGTGTAAACCCATTTTATGAGGAGGCGTATCAAAGAGTGGCACTTGACCAGATTCTTAGAGTTGCTGGTATAGAAGATGATGACCTGCTGATCATGTCCGATGTTGATGAGATTCCTAGTGCCCACACAATTGATCTCTTGAGGTGGTGTGATGACACCCCGCCTGTTGTTCATCTTGGGCTGAGGGATTACTTGTACTCTTTTGAATATTATGTGGATGACAAGAGCTGGAGAGCATCCGTTCACAGGTACCAGACTGGTAATACTACCTATGCACACTTCAGACAGAGCGACTACCTTTTGCCAGATGCAGGTTGGCATTGCAGCTTTTGTTTCCGCCATATCAGCGAGttcatattcaagatgaaaGCTTACAGCCACAATGATCGGGTGAGGTTCTCTCATTATCTGAACCCTCGAAGGATCCAAGATGTAATATGTAAAGGGGCTGATCTATTTGACATGCTTCCCGAGGAGTACACATTTAAGGAGATTATTGGAAAGATGGGACCTATTCCTAGATCTCATTCAGCGGTTCATCTCCCTGCATATTTGTTGAACAATGCTGAGAAGTATAAATACCTATTGCCCGGAAACTGCAAGAGGGAAAATGGCTAA
- the LOC137708406 gene encoding uncharacterized protein isoform X2: MADGYYSSKKTDDVCDDVCGQGSQAALSMSRLRCILRGLDLKIYIFLFAVVPLGVFGIYLHGQKISYFLRPLWEKPPKPFIDIPHYYNQNVSMETLCRLHGWKIRESPRRVYDAVLFSNEVDMLTIRWNELYPFVTQFVLLESNSTFTGLPKPLIFGKNREKFKFVENRLTYVTTGGRFQKGVNPFYEEAYQRVALDQILRVAGIEDDDLLIMSDVDEIPSAHTIDLLRWCDDTPPVVHLGLRDYLYSFEYYVDDKSWRASVHRYQTGNTTYAHFRQSDYLLPDAGWHCSFCFRHISEFIFKMKAYSHNDRVRFSHYLNPRRIQDVICKGADLFDMLPEEYTFKEIIGKMGPIPRSHSAVHLPAYLLNNAEKYKYLLPGNCKRENG; encoded by the exons ATGGCTGATGGGTATTACAGTTCGAAGAAGACTGACGATGTCTGCGACGACGTTTGTGGAcag GGATCGCAAGCGGCGTTGAGCATGTCTAGACTGCGGTGCATTTTGCGGGGCTTGGATTTGAAGATTTACATTTTCCTGTTTGCGGTTGTTCCATTAGGCGTATTTGGGATATATTTACATGGGCAGAAGATCTCGTATTTCCTAAGACCTCTTTGGGAAAAACCTCCGAAGCCTTTCATTGATATTCCACACTACTATAATCAGAATGTGTCCATGGAAACTCTTTGCAGGCTTCACGGATGGAAGATTCGGGAATCACCTAGACGAGTCTATGATGCAGTTCTTTTCAGCAATGAAGTAGACATGCTTACAATCCGATGGAATGAATTGTATCCTTTCGTGACACAGTTTGTTCTCCTCGAATCAAACTCAACGTTTACTGGCTTGCCAAAGCCATTGATTTTTGGAAAAAACCGGGAGAAGTTTAAGTTTGTTGAAAACCGGCTTACTTATGTTACGACAGGAGGAAGATTTCAGAAAGGTGTAAACCCATTTTATGAGGAGGCGTATCAAAGAGTGGCACTTGACCAGATTCTTAGAGTTGCTGGTATAGAAGATGATGACCTGCTGATCATGTCCGATGTTGATGAGATTCCTAGTGCCCACACAATTGATCTCTTGAGGTGGTGTGATGACACCCCGCCTGTTGTTCATCTTGGGCTGAGGGATTACTTGTACTCTTTTGAATATTATGTGGATGACAAGAGCTGGAGAGCATCCGTTCACAGGTACCAGACTGGTAATACTACCTATGCACACTTCAGACAGAGCGACTACCTTTTGCCAGATGCAGGTTGGCATTGCAGCTTTTGTTTCCGCCATATCAGCGAGttcatattcaagatgaaaGCTTACAGCCACAATGATCGGGTGAGGTTCTCTCATTATCTGAACCCTCGAAGGATCCAAGATGTAATATGTAAAGGGGCTGATCTATTTGACATGCTTCCCGAGGAGTACACATTTAAGGAGATTATTGGAAAGATGGGACCTATTCCTAGATCTCATTCAGCGGTTCATCTCCCTGCATATTTGTTGAACAATGCTGAGAAGTATAAATACCTATTGCCCGGAAACTGCAAGAGGGAAAATGGCTAA